One region of Armigeres subalbatus isolate Guangzhou_Male chromosome 3, GZ_Asu_2, whole genome shotgun sequence genomic DNA includes:
- the LOC134225151 gene encoding serine/arginine-rich splicing factor 4, whose product MMSSISKIHFNSSTGVSLNDRFTVISKLSPLDKAAGLGRERNGVGGGGGGGILRKRSNSVDSYASRGSYANRQLVNQLDRRHVGHPQNSSLRLRNKSIRSGRQRLNRTSLASRSQLRRAAGNTLSLAGGSRRLQRSNSFSDIATMNADFFERQSLRRSNSQLSIASRLGTAGRSRGAPRRSLQRTNSSTNLAGRPQSRGRSRSRSRSRTRLPRSQSRGNLARTRSRSAGLNGTGNNYNIESRLGRAGGGRIRGRSNVRRGGRGRGSATLGRSASRTNLRSGSVNGRLGANRNNRPMGTRGGRGRVAKRGQRRGAGGYGQNGAGAGRPGRTLQRRGGATQQAGTSRRGRSRSRGRAVSQNRGRSAQRGRNASKGRRASAPSMSKEQLDTELDQYMANTKSSLDREMDEYMNGLNSTA is encoded by the exons ATGATGAGTTCCATCAGTAAGATCCATTTCAACAGTTCGACAGGCGTGTCGTTGAACGACCGGTTCACAGTCATTTCCAAGCTGAGTCCCTTGGACAAAGCGGCCGGGCTTGGACGGGAGCGAAACGGCGTTGGCGGCGGCGGTGGTGGTGGTATTTTGAGAAAGCGGTCCAATTCGGTTGATTCCTACGCTTCACGTGGTTCGTACGCCAATCGCCAGCTTGTCAATCAGTTGGACCGGCGTCACGTCGGACATCCACAGAACTCATCCCTACGGCTGAGAAAT AAATCGATCCGATCCGGTCGACAGAGACTGAACCGGACAAGTTTGGCATCGCGTTCACAACTGAGGCGGGCGGCGGGTAACACACTGTCCCTGGCGGGAGGCTCTCGACGGTTGCAGCGATCGAACAGTTTCTCAGACATTGCTAC AATGAACGCCGACTTTTTCGAGCGTCAATCACTGCGTCGCTCCAACTCGCAGCTGAGCATTGCTTCCCGCCTCGGGACTGCAGGACGCTCTCGTGGCGCCCCTCGTCGATCGTTGCAACGTACTAACTCATCCACAAATCTCGCCGGTCGACCACAATCCCGTGGGCGGTCTCGTTCTCGGTCCCGTTCCCGTACCCGTCTGCCACGCTCTCAATCTCGGGGTAATCTCGCCCGCACCAGATCTCGCAGTGCCGGCCTCAATGGCACTGGCAATAATTACAATATCGAGAGTCGCCTCGGCCGAGCCGGAGGAGGCCGCATTCGAGGCCGCTCTAACGTCAGACGCGGCGGTCGCGGACGAGGTTCAGCTACGCTGGGTCGATCCGCCTCACGGACGAACCTCCGCTCTGGAAGCGTGAATGGTCGTCTCGGTGCTAACCGAAACAATCGACCGATGGGAACCCGCGGTGGACGCGGACGTGTTGCCAAACGTGGCCAACGGCGAGGAGCAGGTGGATACGGCCAGAACGGAGCTGGCGCCGGTAGACCTGGACGTACCCTGCAGAG ACGTGGAGGAGCAACACAACAAGCGGGCACATCGCGTCGTGGCCGATCACGCTCCCGCGGTAGGGCGGTATCGCAGAACCGCGGCCGAAGCGCACAGCGTGGTCGCAATG CATCCAAGGGACGACGGGCATCGGCACCGTCCATGAGCAAGGAGCAACTGGACACCGAACTGGATCAGTATATGGCAAACACAAAATCGTCGCTGGACAGAGAAATGGACGAGTACATGAATGGGTTAAATAGTACCGCTTAG